Genomic segment of Thermodesulfovibrionia bacterium:
AAATAAATTACCGCATTATCAGGCAATTCAGTGATGATATTTGAAAGTTTCTCAAGGATCTCCCTAGAAATTGTACCTGTGGCTTCCCACTCCCCGTATTTTTTTAAAAGTGGTGAATACAGAAAGAGAGAGATTGCCATAGCAGCTATTACTATTAACTTAAGAATGTTAGTATTTTGAAAAGATATTTTCAGCGAATAGGAAGATGCCCGGGATTTTCTAATCCCTTGCAAAACAGTCCTGTAGCTTCCACATAAAACAATAGAGACTATCATGCTGAAAGGTATTACAGAAACGTACATATCGTGATGGTCAAATGTTAGCGTAGCGATGTAGATACCAAGAGGTATTAACATCCAGACTACAAGAAAAGTGATTAATTTCCCATGTTCCGAACAAATGAAAAACTCCAATAACTTTTTCCGCTTATGGATTCCCATTAAACAAATAACAGAAAAGAGGATTAAAAAAAGAAGCGGTCTCAGGATGATATCTCTTGCTTTATAAAAATAGGTCTCAACCGTATGACTGCCCACATTACTCATTGCCTTTGAAAGAATTTCCAGCCCTTTCCCAATATAAGATTGCTGTATTACACTGTTAATAGAAGGAGAAATTATGGGATACATTAAAATTGAGATTACAGATGAAATCATTACTGTCATTAAAAGTATTTTAATATTATTAATTATTCTATTTTCTTCACAACACATTATATCAAACACTTTCTTTCTGTAAAAGCAAAGCCCCATAAAAGCAACGAGTAAAGCTAAGACAAAGACAGTTTGTCTAAATATTGTCGTGAAAGGATCAAATAATAGATCCAGACGCAAAAAATCAACAGGATAAATAAGATCCTGAAAATAGGAAAAGACAATGTCAAAGCCGGAGTAAGTTAAAGTCAAAATTCCACGGGACTCACCAAATGATGAAGCATATCCACCCATTCCGCTTAAAATATGCATGCGCCACAACAGGTATGCTACAGTTATAGCTAAGTATGGGATACATCTCTTTAATGAATATATAAACGTCTTAACAAAAGATGCGTTATCCGTAAAAGAGAAAATAAAAACATAGGAGAAAATCATGACAGGCACAATAACCGCAAGCTCTTTTGTAAGAAGAGCAAGCGCGTAGAAGAAAATGGAAAGGAGCAAATAGCTCCTTCTGCGCAAACCTGAAGTGAAGTATTTCATGAACAACATTAACGAAGGTAAAATGAAAAGGGTTATTATCATATCATTCCTTCTTGCTGTTACTGGAATGACCTCTACGTGTATCGGGTGAAGAGAAAAGATAAGGGCACAAAGCCAAGCAGAAATATCATCTTTACCATTTAGCAAAAATCGAGCAAAAAAGAATACTAAAATAGATACAGAAATATGTAACAATAACTGCATTAATTGGAAACCAAAAGGATTGAGCCCCCAAATAAAATAGTCTATCCCGTAAGAAAGTTCTGCAAGCGGACGATACCAGGCAAATTCCTGTGTCATCGGCCTAAAAAATAATTTTAAAACATCACTTAATGATTGAAACCTGCCCTCCTCAATTAAATTCAAACTATCAAGGCCCGTAAAAAAATAGCTAAGAATATCTTTATAAGCAAGAAATGTAATTAAGGCTATTGAACACACCATAAGTACGTTTAAGATATTTTTATTAGCGATATTAATATTTTTAAGCTTCATTCTTATTTTACGTTTTCCCCTGCTTTGGAGTAATTGAAATTCATTTCCATATTGCCGGTTTTCCCGGCTTTTACTTCCAAATCAAAATCTTCAGGATAAGTTGCAGGTTTGAATCTACTGCGTATAAAAACTTTAAAATTATTGTCCGGATAATTCAAATCTAACCATGACTTTATACTATGATTATGTAATAAAAATATAATGTGAACTGTATGAAGGATATCGAATTCATATGCAGGAACATCCTTAGGAAGATTATATATTTCAATAACGGAGTCATTTGGTATCTTATCAACAACTCTCAGTAATTTATCCAAAACAAGATAAGACACTGTTCCGCTCTCTTCCCATCCCCTGTATTTTCTAACAAGAGGGGAATGCGCCAATAGTGAGATCAGTAATGCTGCCATTAACAAGAAACTTAAAACTCTTGTGTCAATAAATAATGACCGCAGGGTAAAAGTTGAAAAACAGTACCCCTTTATTTTTTTCATAGTATATTGAAAACTATCAACCAACATGATGGAAAAGATAGCACTAAAAGGAATCCCGGGAATATACATCCCCCAATAAGGAATGTTTAACGTTAACATATGAATCGCGAGCGGCAATAACATCCAAAGAAATAAAAAAACTATTAATCTATCATGTATCACATTAAAACCATGTTTTTTTAGCTTAACGTACTGATAACACCCTATTAAACAACATATTGATAACAGTAGAACAAATAAAGATGAAATCAATAATATATCCCTGGCTTTATAGAAGAAAAAATCAACTGGATATAGCAATAATTGAAAATAAACAATAACAATTTGAAACATCTGCTTACTTGCCGAAAAGATGCCTGATGGCTCATTAACATAACCGCCTATCCCGTTTAAAATATATGTGCGCCAAACAAGATAGACAATGGTAAGAACCAAATATGGGAGACATGTCTTAAATGAATTCAACCATCTACTCTTGAAAGTTTCTTTATCTGAAAACGTGTTAATTAACACATAAATGAAGATAAGCGGTAGAAGGATAACTGCAATCTCTTTTGCACCTAATGCAAGTACATAGGATAATAGCGAAAAAAATAGATAGCTTTTTCTGTGCGATGCCGCAGATAAATAATTTAAAAATAATAATAAAGAGATAAGCAAGAAAAGTGCAGCTATAATGTCCTGTCTGTTTTCGATTGAAGGAACACTTTGAATAAAAGCAGGATGCGTTGTAAATATTAAAGCACCCAACCAGGCTGTGAAGTGTCTGCCATGTGTGATATATCGGATAATAAAGAAAACCAATATTGAAACTAAACTATGAAGAAATAAATCAGTCAAATGATGCCCAAAAGGGTTCAGCTTCCAAATTGAGTAATCCAAACTATGTGATAGCACTGATATCGGACGGTAAAATCTCGCAATGTCAATAAATCCGGTACTATTCATCATCGGCTCACTAAAGATTCTTAGCAGATCGTCAAATGAGTTGATTCGTCCTGTATCAATTAAAGTTAACGTATCAGTCCCGGTAAAATAAAATCCAAGGATGTCATAGTAGGTCAGAAATGAGAACAAACCAAGTGACAAAACGATAATACAGGTAATGATGCGTTGGTCAGAAAGCAGGGGCTTTTTGATTTTCATATTTTCAGTATTATGAACCAATACAGATGCAAGAATTCAAAATTATTTAAAAATGAAATATGATACAGTTATTGCCGTAAGTTGCGGTTTTAATAAATTCAAATAACCTGACAATTAAATGTCGGCAACCCATTGCAGCTTAATAATAAATACAAAATAATCAATAAATATGCCTTATTAACAAACTTATTATACGTTAGCTGGTAGAGGTTTACAATTCGATATCATGAGGAGCATTCTGATGTTGAAACAATCAATATTGTGTCTATCCATTATATTCTTATATAATATTTATGAAAAGCCATGACAACAAAAGAAGCATTGACAAAGAGTGTTAAAATCGCCAATGGGATCTTTTTAGTTGGAGCATTGGTCTGCTTATTCGTTCTACTCTTCGTCTTATGGAAAAGCAATTTCACACTTGATAAAGTAATAACTAAACAAATAATCGCTCCTATTATATGCTTGATTTTATTTTTATCAGCCCTGAAACTAAAAGCTAAAATAAAGGTCAATGTAACCCTTATATTAATTTCTTTAATATTATCCCTTTATGCTTTTGAAATCTTCATCTATTTGTGGGTGCCAAAAAACCGTATCGATATAGTTAAGGATGCTAAAGAAGCAGGTATTTCTTTTGACCGCAGAACAAAATTGCAGGTCCTTCATGATTTACGTAAAAATGGAGTTAATGCTTATCCTATCGTATTCCCCTCCCGTCTTCTTCCCAAAGGATTAAAGCCTGATTTTTATTTCCTTGGTAATATCTCCAAAGCTACAACAATCCTTTGCAACGAAGGCGGGGAATATGTGATCTATCTGTCTGATAAGTACGGTTTTAATAATCCGCCCGACAGCTGGGAAACAGGCCAACCGGACTTAATGATGGTTGGAGATTCATTTGTTCAGGGTATTTGCGTAAAACCAGGAGAAGACATGACAGGACAATTGCGTAAATTAGGATGGAATGGATTAAATGTTGGAATGGGCGGCAATGGACCATTATTTGAATTGGCTACCTTAAAAGAATATGTTGAACCGATGAGACCTAAAAATGTGCTTTGGGTTTATTATGAGGACAATGATTTAATAGACTTCCAAAAAGAGAAAGAATCCACTATTCTTCTTAAGTATATGCAAAATGATTTTTTACAAAATCTGATTAACCGTCAGGAAGAAATAGATAATATTCTTAGAGATTATATTAAAAAAGAAATAGAAAATGAAAACAATAATTACAGAACCCAAAATAAGTTGTTAAACTTTTTAAGGTTAAGCCACATACAAACTATGCTGATTCGTTTTAATAAAGGCGCTGAAACTGAAACAATCTCAACTCCCCAGCCGGATCTCCTATTCCAGGAAATTCTCAAGCAAGCCAGAGATAGAGTTTCTCAATGGGGAGGTAACTTATATTTTGTATATCTGCCTCACTTTCAAAGATATTCCAAGAATGCGGATTATGACAAATTGCGTCACCGGCAAGATGTATTATCAATAGCTCGAAAATTAGAGATTCCGATCATTGACCTGCATGAGGAAGTACTTGCAAAGCATAAAGACCCTCTTTCTCTTATCCCGCTCCGGCTGTATGGTCACTATAATGCTGAGGGCTATAAATTATTTGCTGAAGCGATTGATAGGCACCTGAAACAGAAATGAAATATAAAAAAAAGAGATAATCCATATAATAACTTGAAAAACAAATTAATTTATTTTTCCCAATAAATCAAATGAGCAAGATACTTATCACAGGTGGTGCCGGCATGATAGGGTCAAATCTAGTCAAAAGACTTGTTGCCCTTGAGCATGAAGTGACGGTCGTGGATAATCTTTGGCGAGGGAAACTGGAATATTTACACGATGTTCATGGAAAACCGGTAATTGATCTAAAAAGGAATTTTTTCAATCGTGATCTATCCAAGCCGGGAATGTGTGATGATATCCTAAATGGAGTTGACTATGTTTATCACCTGGCTGACATAGTAGCTGGTATCGAGTATGTATTTAATAATCAAGGAATTGTTTTTCGTCAGAATATGCTTATTAATTCTAATGTCATAGAATCTGTGAGGCGATATCCGGTCAAAGGATTTATTTATACCGGTACTGCATGCAGTTTTCCAGCATCTCGTCAATCTGGAGTAGATGCACTGCCGCTAAAGGAGGAAGAACAATACCCTGCTGCTCCCGAATCTGCTTATGGCTGGTGCAAACTAATGGGTGAATATGAGGCTCTTTTAATGGAGCTTGAGTCCAATATCCCTGTTTCTGTACTTGTTTTGCATAATGTCTATGGGGCTCCTTGTGATTTTGGAGAAGAAAAGAGTCAGGTTATTCCGTCTCTGATCCGTAAAGTTATCTTTTCTCCGGAGATTCCATTTGTTGTTTTTGGCAGCGGATCTCAGGGACGAGCCTTTGTCCATGTCGATGATATTGTCAATGCACTCATATTAACTATGGAGAAAGGGCTCGGAAAAGGAACAATCCAAATTGGGCCGGATGTTTGTACATCCATAAAAGATATTGCTGAAACCATTGTAAAAATATCAAAGAAAGATATTAAGATCCTGTATGATTCGGCTAAACCAGAGGGGGATAAAGGGCGATGCGCTAATTATGATAAGGCAAAAAAAATATTGGGATGGGAACCTTCTGTTGATTTTGAAGAAGGACTACGCAGGCTATATAATTGGATTGAGTCTAAAATAGAGAAAGAAAGAGTGCTGTTTTCATAAGGCAGGCTCAAATCTATTTAGCTAATTTTAGCTTAACCAGGCCCACAAGATTTCTTAAAGCTATATTTAGAATTTTGCTAAATATAAATACTCTGGTTCCCCCATCTATTCTAAGCCTGTGATTAATAGGAAGTTCTTTTATCACCAATTTTTTTTTGTAACACATAGCTACAAAACCCCACCAAAAACCTTCCTGTAAAAAATACAAGTAATTAAGATTATTAATGATCTTTTGTTTTTGAAATAAAACAAATGGGGCGCTTGGATCATGTAAATCAGGAGAAAAAAGCATATTGAAAAATTTCTTAAATGATCCGGAATACAGCTTCCGCAAAAAAGTATCTTGCCTGTTAGTCCGCCAACCAATCAATACATCCGCTGTATCTTTATTACGCCAAAATTCACTGAAGTCATTCGGGTTACACTGGCCATCAGAATCAATACACAAAACAAATTGCGAATTTGCCATCCTGATCCCATCGATAACAGCTTTACCGTAACCTCTCTGCGTATCTTCCTGACTCAGCTTTATCGGATAGCTGTCTTTTAGGTTAGTTAATAGATTTTTTGTCCCATCAGTTGACCCATCTTCACAAATAACAAATTCATAACTGATCTCCAGCTTATCTACTTCGTCTTTCCATTCTTTAAGTACCTTCTCAATACTTTTAACTTCATTATGTACAGGAAGAATTATATTTAAATCTAAGATATTATTTAATGTCATTTGACAACTGTTTCAATAGAGTTAGTGTGTTCCTTAATAAACCACGCAATAGTTCTCTCTAATCCCTCTTTCAAATATACTTCAGGCTCCCAGTCGAGAAGTTTTCTCGCTTTTGTAATATCAAGAGCTCTTGATTTTGATCCTTCAGGTTTTGTCGTATCAAAGAATATCTTCTTCGGTCTCCAGCGTATTATTTCAAAGATCGTATTAACCAGATCCACAATAGTATAACGTTTGCCAATGCTAAAATTTACAGCCTCTCCATTGGTTATTATTTCACAAGCCTTCATACTCCCTCTGATAACATCGTCTATATATGTAAAATCTCTCGTCTGCCTGCCTGTCCCCCAGATTAAATAAGGATCCTCTTTTGCCAATGCTCTTCTTATCAGAGCCATGAGTGCATGAGTTTCATTTTCCCAAGGACCATATACATTTACAAAACGAGCAATCGACCCTTTTAATCCATATTGCTTTATATATGCCAGCAGGTTTTTTTCCCCCATAAGTTTTGCCCATCCATACTCACTATCGGATCCGGCCCAGTTGCCTCTATAAGCATCCTCTTCTTTTAATAAATATTCAGAGTCATAGTCTTCCAAAAGTTCAATAGGATAGACACAGGCCGATGAAGCATAATGAACTCTCTCTATTCCAGCTAAATGCGCTGCCTTGAAAATATTTTGATTAATAGCGAAATTTTCACAACAATCTGCAGGATAATTTTCTATATAACCCCGCCCTCCAAAATTTGCTGCTAAATGAAATACAATTTCTTGATTTTTGAGCGCGTTAAGTGTGTCCTGAAAATATTCTAAGTTTACTCTTATGAACTTATTGCCATCTTCTGCTTGATAGCCCCAGCTTTCTTGCTTGTATTTCAGCTTGTTATTATTCCAGACCCTAAATACATTATTCAGGCTGCTTTTGGAAGCTTGCCCGACAATCGTTGTCTCTGCACCAGACTTGATTAGATTATCGGCAAGTGCTGAACCAATGAATCCATTACCACCAGTTATTAAGACTTTTTTTCCAGAATAAAATGATTTATGCATAGGTGAATGAATAGTTAAAACTTCTTAATGTTAGGATATAATTATTATATATAATACATGAAATACTATTTAGATACCAATAAGTTGGGGCTGTTTCTGATTTAAAAATACATATGCTATTAAAGGCTTAACTTATTTTTGAACAACCTGTATCATTCATGATTATGGCATGAATACAAATAGTGATGAGCTATATTTCTTTCCCTCTTACAGCACGCATAAATTAATCTGGTGTCACACTAAATTCAGATCAATTCGCCTCCAAAACATACTTCAAACTGTCATCAATAGAAATAGCAACAGCCCCGAATTTGTCCTCCAACACCTTGGAAACAGGATGGTTTATGTTTGCGATAACAAAAGATGCTGAATTGATCCACTCGTCTTTAATGAAAAATCTGTATTTTTCACAATTAGAAGGGTTTTCATTACAAAAAGAACTGAACCTCTTATGCATGTTTTTGGAATTATAGAAAAAAACATCAAAAGGGGTAGAGAATGAATAATCAAAGTCCGTTCTCCCACACGGCCCCCTGCCATCGTCATTAAACCCCCACTCATCACCATATTTAGCATTATGTATATCAGTCAAGCCCAAAATATCTCTTGAGTAAACATTTGTGCCGGCATGATATGATATCTTTCCAAGCATCTGGCTGAGCAAT
This window contains:
- a CDS encoding glycosyltransferase family 2 protein encodes the protein MTLNNILDLNIILPVHNEVKSIEKVLKEWKDEVDKLEISYEFVICEDGSTDGTKNLLTNLKDSYPIKLSQEDTQRGYGKAVIDGIRMANSQFVLCIDSDGQCNPNDFSEFWRNKDTADVLIGWRTNRQDTFLRKLYSGSFKKFFNMLFSPDLHDPSAPFVLFQKQKIINNLNYLYFLQEGFWWGFVAMCYKKKLVIKELPINHRLRIDGGTRVFIFSKILNIALRNLVGLVKLKLAK
- a CDS encoding NAD-dependent epimerase/dehydratase family protein, which translates into the protein MHKSFYSGKKVLITGGNGFIGSALADNLIKSGAETTIVGQASKSSLNNVFRVWNNNKLKYKQESWGYQAEDGNKFIRVNLEYFQDTLNALKNQEIVFHLAANFGGRGYIENYPADCCENFAINQNIFKAAHLAGIERVHYASSACVYPIELLEDYDSEYLLKEEDAYRGNWAGSDSEYGWAKLMGEKNLLAYIKQYGLKGSIARFVNVYGPWENETHALMALIRRALAKEDPYLIWGTGRQTRDFTYIDDVIRGSMKACEIITNGEAVNFSIGKRYTIVDLVNTIFEIIRWRPKKIFFDTTKPEGSKSRALDITKARKLLDWEPEVYLKEGLERTIAWFIKEHTNSIETVVK
- a CDS encoding NAD-dependent epimerase/dehydratase family protein, encoding MSKILITGGAGMIGSNLVKRLVALEHEVTVVDNLWRGKLEYLHDVHGKPVIDLKRNFFNRDLSKPGMCDDILNGVDYVYHLADIVAGIEYVFNNQGIVFRQNMLINSNVIESVRRYPVKGFIYTGTACSFPASRQSGVDALPLKEEEQYPAAPESAYGWCKLMGEYEALLMELESNIPVSVLVLHNVYGAPCDFGEEKSQVIPSLIRKVIFSPEIPFVVFGSGSQGRAFVHVDDIVNALILTMEKGLGKGTIQIGPDVCTSIKDIAETIVKISKKDIKILYDSAKPEGDKGRCANYDKAKKILGWEPSVDFEEGLRRLYNWIESKIEKERVLFS